TGAGGTCTTCTTTGCCTACCCGGATGCAGCCGTGGGTCACGCTCTGGCCCAGAAGGTTTTCATACGGCGTGCCGTGAATTGCAATGCCACCGCCGAGGTCAAGCAGATAGTCGCCGAGCATTCCACGTTGAATCCGCAAGGGCGAATCAAGCGGTGGAACCGGCTCACCTTTTTCCAGAAACGCCCAATCCGGCTTCACCCACACCGGCTTTTCCTTCTTGCGCCGTACGGTGAGAATGCCGCGCGGTGTTTCAAATATCCACTTCCGCGAACCGTGCTTCAGCGTGTCGCTCGTGCCGGTAGAGATGGCAGCTTCGTGGAGAAGCTGCCTTCCGCGGCGCAGGTACAGCCGGTTGGCCGGGATGTTGATGGCGACGTACAGGTCGTTGGAGAACGCGCTTGCGAACTTGCCAGCAAGTTCACCTGCTGTCCGTGACAGTTCCTCGATTTCGAACGTCAACTTCGGCATTATTTTCTGGTGTTTGTCTATTTCCTTGCGTGCCTCGTAGAGTTCTCTTGCGAGCTTCACGACGTCGATGCACAGGCTTTCCCGGAACGGCAGCAGCAACTCAGACCAGCTGATGAGAAGTGCTGCGAGAAGAATAAGGCAGATTGATTGCAGGAGCGGAAACGGCTTCATCGATGCCAGCGCATCGGCTCGCCGCGGACATCCGTATGCACGAATGGTCCGCGAGACCGCGTACGCCGGTACCAGCCGCAACCACCGACTAGCTCGGGATGGACCTGTTCAAGTTCGTCCACCCATCCCGCAAGTATCCTGGCATCGGCCGAGGTGGACTGGCCGTCATGGTTTAGGTCGTCCATCTCGCCGTCGTTGTCGGCGTCAATGTACACGTCGGCTGCGCCGCCATAGTAATGGGCGCTGCTGACCCCGCTCCGGTGTCCGGCCGGTGTTCGATACCCAGACAGTATTGCCAGCCGCTCGCAACCGCAGCCCTTGCCCTTGACCAGGTCAGTCAACAGTTCGAGTTTGACGAGAAGGTCTTCGCGCAGCACCATGTACTTCGGATACGACGACGTGTTCTTGGGCTCAAAGTCACGAAGAGTGTAGCGGGCCGAGACCGGGGTTGCCGCATTTTCGGCCGTGACCTCGATGAAGCCCCTAGGCTTGTCAAACCTCGGGAACGGTGGGGTACGCTGGTACTTGCCGATGGAGAACCCGTTCAGTGAGCCGCTTGTTACTCGTTCCGCCGGCACCATCACGAAGGCATTTATCCGCTTCATGGTCTCGCCAACCGAGGCAATAAGGGGATACAGTCCGGGGTCGGACGGCGCGACCCATGCGGTCCGGCCACTGATTTCGACAAGCTCGCCGGCCGACGCGACCCAGCCGCTGTGGTTCCTGCTTTCCAAAATATCGAGCCAGAGCGTCTCGCCTGGCATGACGAACCGGCCGATTTCGTTCCAGTCTAGCGCGGTGCCGTTGAGCTGGACCAGGCATTCGGCCACCACGGTATCCCCGGCTGCTGGGGGCGGTACGTTTGACCCGAAGACCAGTCCAAGAAAAAGAAAAGCGCTGGCCGCTACCCGATTCATAAAAACTGGCATGAAGTATATCCGCTTTGTAACACCTGTCAATCATACCTGCTGTGCTGGTGAAACGATGCTGACGCATGCGCTGTTGCCTGAGATGTTGGGCTTCTGCACAGGCGGCGCAGGCGTAGACCGAACCTGGCAAGAGGTGCGGAAGGTGTTGTCTGCTACGGTGTTGAAGCTCGGGCCAACCGTCACCCAGCTATCGCCATTCACAATCTTTCTGCCGCTAGCCGGCAGCTCCGCTATGTTGGTTCGGTTCGTCTTAGCATACGCTGGCCCTTGAGGAGATGGTCCACAACATGCGGTGACGGAAGGCTCTCGGCCTTCGGGCCAACCGAGACAATAGAAGCAGCCGGGTTGAGCTGCTGACGCATCCTGTAGTTCAATGCTCGGTCGCTGCCAAAGTTGCCGACCGCGAGCAATTCTACTTCGTCAGGTCAGTCCTCGTCCGTGACCAGTTCGAGTTCGATGTCCCTCTGTTTCAGCCTCATGCGCAGCGCCTGGGTCATCGTATCGGTGCGGAAACGCTGCCATCGTCGGTACTCAATCGGCGATTCCCGCAGGACCGTGCGGAACTGACGGAACGAATGGTCCTCCCTTAGCGCAGCCTCCAGACGCTCGCGCAAGGCCGGACGCGTAACGGTTCCGGCAAAACGCTTCATCATCTCAAGCGCCCGACCCGGGGACTGTGGTGCAATTCGGACATAGCGCTCCGGGTTGACCTTGACCATGGCCAGGATGCGGTCGCGATTGAACGAGAAGACC
Above is a window of candidate division WOR-3 bacterium DNA encoding:
- a CDS encoding L,D-transpeptidase; translated protein: MKPFPLLQSICLILLAALLISWSELLLPFRESLCIDVVKLARELYEARKEIDKHQKIMPKLTFEIEELSRTAGELAGKFASAFSNDLYVAINIPANRLYLRRGRQLLHEAAISTGTSDTLKHGSRKWIFETPRGILTVRRKKEKPVWVKPDWAFLEKGEPVPPLDSPLRIQRGMLGDYLLDLGGGIAIHGTPYENLLGQSVTHGCIRVGKEDLKVLYDSVPVGTRVYIY
- a CDS encoding UPF0158 family protein → MRTIKVSTRDLLFALTSRMPDTSHYLDTETGEVVPVFSFNRDRILAMVKVNPERYVRIAPQSPGRALEMMKRFAGTVTRPALRERLEAALREDHSFRQFRTVLRESPIEYRRWQRFRTDTMTQALRMRLKQRDIELELVTDED